In the genome of Dromiciops gliroides isolate mDroGli1 chromosome 1, mDroGli1.pri, whole genome shotgun sequence, the window GTTATGTGGCTAAAGTAAACTTCACTGTTTCACCTGACCAGATGTTCTAGAAACAAGGAAGAGATCTGGACTCACCTAAGATATAGGTCGAGGGCAGCAGTCAAGCATGGCAAGTCAAGGATGGCATGAAGCATCTCAACAGCTGTGGTGGCATCAATGAAAACAGGAAGGATATCCACAAATTCTGAGATCAGAGATGCACTGTTCCATGCCAGGAACTAGTAGAAACAATACAGTTCTAGTTTCATCCTGAGAACTAAATCATTAGGATTTGTGTGTGTGGTAGTAGCTTGGCATACCATTGATTAATTGGATGattttaggtaagtcactttaaccaCTCCAACTATATCTAAAGAATGGGCACCACCCTCAATCAAACTGTCACTAAGGTGAAAAAACCTCAGCGAAAATACACATAAACTGTTTGGATAAAAAAGGTTATACAAGTGTACCTCTCTCTGTTCAATAAACACCAAAGTTATGTACACGATTtctatttaaaatacaataaggaagttttctatttaaattagactgcaaagggcagctaggtggcatagtggataaagcaccggccctgtattcaggcatacctgagttcaaatccagtctcagacacttgacacttactagctgtgtgaccctgggcaagtcacttaaccctcaatgccccgcaaaaataaaatgtacacacacacagagtaagtcACTGTAAAATGAATCCTCTCTTAACTTATATATGGAATGTGGATAAGAATTATTTAAAGCAGGGTCCTGGTCACCCATGTTTATAGAGAGACATTCAGAATCTTTACCAGTTCAAAACCATAACCATTAGACATGCCACCCATAAAAGCTAATGAAGAATAATAGTGCAGCTTACACACTTGGTTCAACAAAAGGGGCATTAGAAGACAGCATACCTTGAAGAGATTTGGGAAGTTCAATTTGAAGATGCTGAGGTTTCCATTGAAAAAATGGATGTTTTCCCTGCAGAACTGGACGAACTCAAAGGCCAGCACTGAGTTGTGGAATAATTCTGATGGGATGTTGGTAAACAAATGCTGATAAACTGCTTCTGAATCAACAGCTGCTGCTTCACCTAGGAGAATATATCAGGCCAAGTGGTGAACTTGAAGCCAGTGACTTTGGTTAAGTCACCCTCTTAATAAGggctacttattagctgtagtcctttgacaaatcattttacttttctgggcctcaagtCCGTGCATTGGTTGGACTGGGTAGTGATCTAagattccttctccagctctaacATCTTATTTACAGTTCTATATGTACTGTTTAGGAATGACTGTGGTGAACCACAGTTAAAGAACAATTACATCTCCATTTCCTTAGCTTTTAGAAGACTGGCCAATTTGGTAGGAGAGAGTACATATATGAAAGGGTAAAAAAAAGCAGTGTCGCCATCATATTTCATAATTAAGAAGGGCCAATATACCATGcaaaaatgacttttctttttaaacttattAAACAGGCAAGAGgggtgggttgtttttgtttgtttgtttgtcctgaGTCTTGtctgttcagccattctcaaTATAAGTGAAGCAGCTAAAGTTATCAAGTAGATAAAAGACTCCAACTGTTTAAAGGAATGGGGCCAAGGCAAGTGAGATAGGGCTCAACAACCTGAGCTGAAACTGAGCCTGATCAATCTGATCAAGGAAAGGATTCAGAATGTACCATTATAAAGGAGTTTTtaatagagattttaaaaatgccattgctgtaaaattttttctttattgctgGCTGATCCTTGTCTCAACCTATTATTTTAGGTGGTTCAAAGGACATATTTTTATTACAGCACCAGTGTAATTCATAATGGCAATTTTTCTTCATGCCTACTTCAAAGCTCACACATGGGGCTCTGAAAAGCCATGGGTTAGCCATCCTGAGCAAAGACTATACAAAATTAGGTtaaaaagaagagcaaaataTCTCACTGtgattcaggaagaactgtgcAACTGGCAACAGTGCTCGAACATAAGCCAGGTCTCCACAAAGCCGCCCGTGTAAGATCTTTAGACAAGAGAGAGTCCGGTAGATGAAGGAGGAATCCTGCCTACAGAGTAGATCCAATATAATCACAGCTTCAACCAGACACTGCATAGGAACAGAGTACCCCTCATCAGAGCAGAAAGAACATAGCTTTactctcctctccccaaccctACTCACCTTTAAAGACACTTACAGCTTTTTGCAACTCACAGTCTTGTTTCTTCAGGGCTcctgattgaaagaaaaaaattaagttcatttACTTACTCCAAATCATTCATGGAAAATGAGAGCATTATTTGTTCAATGTAAGAAGGATCTCAGCTCTCACGATACTAAATGATTAAAATGTAAGAATTCATCTTaagttttttaaactttctaaaTATATAGTCTCTTATAGAAGCTGAAGGTTGAAAAGCATATGGTAAAGACAGGATATTTTGGAGTCTGGGGACAATGACAACTGTTGTGTCACATTTCATATAGGTCATTTCCTAGAAAGAATAATGAGTAAGAcccaagggaaggaagaaaacaaaactcattaacCAACAATTAGGAGGACTCTCTTTGCCCCTCGGGACTTttaacttatttaaaaaacaaaaacaaaaccaaagcagaatttatgcaGTGCACTGTCATACTCAAGTGGAGTTCCTCTCCTATTCCTGTCTACTCATCAAAAAGAAACACACAAGTACTTCTAAATGTATTGAATGTATCTCTTTGAAGATATCTATATATCCTTTCTTAGAGGCTTCTGAAATGTTAGGCATCTTAAGAATActgattatatttattttcaatacAGTGTTCTTTATGGGTCCCACGTGTAACAGAATCACTATATCTACCAGGTGATTTAAGATATCCTTTGACCAGCTTTAATAACATATTCATaactaaaataatttgttttccctAATACTTACTTGTAGAGAATCATCAGGTTTAAAATCCAATCCAAAAGTATGAGCCCTAGGAAGCTCCCTCTGGTCAAAACTACAAGTTCCAAAGAGGTCATAAACTTTTATGTTTCATTAGAGAAGGTCTGTCTGAAAACATGAAAACCAGAGAAAACACAACTCACTTCGATTACTCTGCTCAATGAGTCTCTGGCAGTACTCAAAGGCATTCTCTCGAAGCCGCTCCTTTGGGGGAAGTAGTCGACTAGAGGTGGAGGTAGCAGAGACCATAGACATAATAGAACCCTCTAGTTCTGATTTATCATCTGCTgtggaaaaaaagaacacagatGCCAAAGTACTAGTAATCAATTCCACTCATATCCTCAGGCAGGAAAACATTATCAATTTAAAGAGACAACACATGGAAATTAATgaggtaaaaagaaaaaccataagATCCATCAAGTTTCCAAGAGAATTTAGTGACTGTAACAATCaccaaatacaaaaagaagccaaCTTTGTTGTATCTCTTCCTCTAACCATACTACATTTCTGACAATTTTCATAAAACCTTAACCCAACCATATAGTAGGATTCAAGTTTTCTCCTAATCTTGGACCACTGGACCAAAAGACCAGTTCACATAAAACATGTGCTACACACCAGAGTATAAAACATCTTCAAGCAGTGTCACTCATTAACCCAATTAAGAATACTTCATCAAGACCAGTTTTGCAAATTGCTGCTACCTTCCAGTCCTCAAACAAATACTACTATTTTACTAATCTTTCAGAAGAGGCTACCAAATGTTAACAGAAGGTCATCAATAAtgcaaattttatttcctttacaatCTGATATCAACGCTAGACCTCTGATTAGAGTATCACCCTTATCTTTAGGGATTCCCAAAGCCAGTACCTGAATCTGGACTGTCTGTTCCATCATTCCCACTATAGAGCAGCCATTTACGCAACATAGAGAAAGCCTGCATGTTTAACCACTGATCTTCCGTGTAGTGCTGGCCCACTGAAAGTACAGTGAAGAAGTCTGTGgcaactgcaccatctacctcAGTAATGGGGCCAGGCTGCGGGATACAAGGAAAAGAGATAGGAAGTTAAAAAATCTCCCACGTGGCACCATAGGATGGTTAGCCAGTCAATGTGAGGAGCAGAAGAATTCAGATAAGAAAAACTCAAGTAGCTTTTAACAGATTATGTGTTAATAGACATAAAAATATCCAAAAAGGCATACTCCTAGGGTATTATGAAAGCAAGAGTGGGAGTAACAGAATATTCAGTTGTGCAAGGAAtaagttttgtttctgtcttattCCTAATTCTTGTTGTTAATGCAAACTCATCCCCTGTATTTTGGTCATCTTCTAAACATGGATAAGAAAGATGGTATTTACAACTGCCTTCCAACTAGAATAGTCATGATAACTGTCTCTGGTCTTTAAGTTCGGAGCAAAAAAAATTGTGCTGTTAGTAGAGATTTAAAATATGATCCAGAGTTGTAATTGGTATTTTATTCCTCTAGGTTACTGAAGCTCAGTGACATTGACCCTAGAACACAGGCAAGATAAGATGACAGACCAATAAAATCAAGGCAATCCTAGGCATCCTGGGCTCAGGGACTCATAAATGGAAGCAAGAGGTTGCCATGGTTATTGAATGATCAGACATCTACACTCTGAAAACACCATGACCTACCTGTCTTGCCCAGGGATTAGAGAAGAAACCTCCAGATGTCTGTGCAACTCCTTGCTGGATACTTGCATAGCGAAGCCAGTCAACTAGCCTTTTGTTGAGGAAATTTATCTGGTCTATCAGGGttggggacagagggaggaaaagCAGAGGAAATCTTATCAGTTAtgtaataatttcatcctaaataGAGATTTATGAGATAAACCAGAACCTGTTAAAACtattctgaaaaggaaaataactattCCAAACTGGTAAATGATAGTCAAACCCTTTCTGAGTTTTCACATTCTTCCCTTAAAATGGCACAAGCTGAAAAAGACTGTTAATACAGTCTTTTAACACATTCACCATAATTTTACATTCTTTGGAGCTCTGTATGTATATTTGATAACCCAAACTTTTCCTTAAAAGGGTTCATATGCACAACCCTATAAtaaccaacaataacaaaatttttattattattttacttggggggggggcaatgaggattaagtgactttcccagggtcacacagctagtaagtgtcaagtgtctgaggctagatttgaactcagatcctcctgaatccagagccagtgctttatccactgtgccacctagctaccccaaaaaaattattaaaggaaaagtgtcaccacaaagagaaccCATTTTTACCTTCCTTGAGGACTTTTGGTGAGAGGGTAATGACCTTTGACAAGACAGGCAGGAGGTATCTTAAGCTCTGTCCCTCAGGCTGTCGACCTTCAAGGATTTTTGTAACACGCAGCCCCACATCTCTGGCCTCATCCTTTTTATTGCCCTGCAAATCAAATACAGATTAAAAGAAgatgtattgggggcagctaggtggcacaggggatagagcaccagtcctgattcaggaggacctgagttaaaatctgacctcagacacttgacacttactagctgtgtggccctaggcaagtcacttaatcctcattgccccaccaaaaaaaaaaaaaaagttaatatcaGAAGGATCAAATAACTTAACCCCCTTAACAATCCTTCAGTAATCTTTCtctaaagcaaaagcaaaaaaaaaaaaaatcagttaagtgACATTCCAGAGCAGCCACTTTTGAGACCTATGTCACTTCCTGTGGCCTGCCCACAAAAGTTATTAATCTGCAAAAATGTCTGAAATTCAAAGATCTGATAAAGCTACACTGAAGGACAAAGAAACATAAAAGTCCAATGCTTCCATCCTCccaacatatataatatacctcAAAAGCactacctttttatttatttagcttaCAAACATAAGAAGTTCTAAATAGGCTGGATaaagtggttttaaaaaatttatttatttagaatttttccccaccttgcatgtaaaaacaaattgtaacatctattcttaaaactttgtgttccaaattcttttccttcctccctatccccaccttaagaacgcaagcaattcagtataagttatacatctgcagtcgtgcaaaacatagcagacaaaaaaactttagaaaaaggaacaacagcaaaatatacttccatctgtattcagataccatcagttctttctctgtagatgggctgcatttttcataagtccttcagagttgtcttggatcactgaattgctgaaaataactaagtcattcacagtaggtcatcttacagtattgctgttattttgtatacaatacgtttcactttgcatcagctcatgtaagtctttccaggtttttctaagagcatcctgctcatttttttaaaatagtaaactacatttataaagtattttttagtttattttttaaaatcataaaagtattttattattttctagttacatgtagagatagctttcaacatttgtctctacaagatttctagtttcaaatttttctccctctctccccaagacagcaagcaatctgaaataggctatatatgtacaatcacgctAAACAttttttctacattagtcatgctgtgaaagaagaattagagcaaaagggaaaaacctcaaaaaagaaaaaaaaaatagaaataacatggttcaatctgcatccagatgcCATTGTTCCCCTTTTCTggattgagagcatttttcatcatgagtcccttaaCTAACTTGGAccattttatatagtactttaaagggagatgtccttacaaaacacccatgaggttaattatttcaacaacaataatagctaacacttacatTGTACCTTTggataaaagtttttaaaaaagaataatgaataaaGATAAACTGCCTGCCTTTTTGCCTAGCTAATTTTAGTCTTGGTAATATGAAAAGAGTTTGTTGAATACTAAAAGAACCACCTAGATGTAAGTAAAATAAATCTAAATTAACAGAAACTAAGTGCAAAGCTATACTGAGGTACTGGaaggttaaaaaacaaagttAATCAGGGTGACAGTTTTGAgggtttattattttaatgattggaatgcactatttaaaaaaaaacataaataaaatggctttaaaacacattttaaaaaataacaaaacaaccaGTGAAGTATTCTACTGTATGCTTTAGTATATACACATCTGTAGCTAACCACAGCTCAAacccagatataggttataaaaacCAAGCCTTATGTATCATTCTAACTATATAATCATTCCATGACTCTTCAGGGCCAGTTTGCCAAGTGATTTAGAACTCACTTAAGCAGAAGCATATACAGAAGACTGACCAGTCAACATAGCTCAAAAGAGAATTTATTATGGAAAGTGAGTTccactatggccaaaggactctAAAAccacacatactctttgacctagtaataccactactaggtatgtatccaaaaagagataaaaaactaacagaaaaaggaactatatatttaaaaaaatacttaagcagctcttttctggtgtcaaagaattggaaattatggggatattcatcaactggggaatggctgaacaaactgtggtatgtaaTTATGAAGGAGTaatattgcactataagaaatgatgagcaggatgctcttaaaaaaacctggaaagacttacatgagctgatgcaaagtgaaatgtactgtgtacaaagtaacagcaatattttaagatgatcagctgtgaatgactttgctattctcagcaatacaatgatctaagacaattctgaaggacttatgaagaaaaatgctatccatcccagagaaagaactgatggtgtcagAATACAAATcagcataattaaaaaaaaaattcttgaggttttttgtctgttttctttcacaaaatgacttatatagaaatgttttgcatgactacacatgcatgACATAcagaattgcttgccttctcaaaggtggggtggggagataggaaaggagagaatttggaacacaaagtttttaaaatggatgttaaaaattgtttttacatataattggaggcaaataaaaacaaaaacaaataaaaagtgagTTCCAAATGGAGTCTTAAATCACTTTCACATCAGGAGCAATAGCTCCTGTTTCCCTGATTAGAGTTAATTTCAGTCTTTCTAGCCAGAATTAGCCTCTGGTGCCACCTGCTGTAACAATAGTTTTCTGCTTCTAAGTAGGTGTTTGAACAACACCCAAAAGTCCCTAAGAGCCTAAAGGacataaaaaaataatctattccCTCCCTAAAACCACATCCATTTCTAGATCTTTCTACAGAGTGTAAATAGCAATGCACATTAGGGGTGGGGGGGGTTACACCACTATTCTGAGAGGCAGAGTAATCTGTATGGCTCACTGATCTTAACAGTTGATCTATGGGAAAGGGTGCTAGAAGGAAAGGCTGAGAGAGGAGATTCATCTTTTAAAGTACtgtaaattactaaaaaaaaaaaaaaaccaccaaagtTTACAAGTTTCCTATGAAGTATTAAGAAAACGGGGTATAAGAacatattatcataattaaattaaatagctTAGGTTATTATGCATGGGAATCACTTAAGAATTCACTTTAAGTCATTAAGTTTATTTAAATATCTAAATTTCAATATATGCTCATTACCCACAAAAACTGTTTTCAAATGGACTCACCAAAAACATAAGTTATAGGCCTTCTTGTATGATTCATAATATAAAGAGcaccttttaaattaaaaattatccaCTATTGATTACTACTAACATTAAGCGATTTCTAGTTTAGAAAAATGTACAGAACTAGCTTTGCTACTTTATGGGGGTAGTCTAGTTCCAGAGATACCTGTTTCATAGGAGTGGAAAGGGTAAGAGATTGATTTCATGATGAATATCATAGGCAGGTAAGAGAATCCAACTTCCCATCTTGTGCTTTAAAATAAACCGGAACAAAATATACCAAGGCAAAGGGACTAGATGCAGAAAGAAAAGTCACAACGTGAGTTCAAGTTACCTGAGCCAGCAGGACTGAAGACACCAGGCTTACCAGCTTTGTGTTTTGGGTGTGGTCATAAACCAATGTCAAGTTCTCAGAAGGTGATATTTCTCTCACTATGGCAGCACAGAGAACTTGAACCTGCTCAGGAGATTTTGGACAATACAATGCTGACAGCAATAGCTCCACAAACTTCTTTTCAAGTCTGTAAAAACATAACCATGTCAAATGAAACTAATGCTTGCACTTTGTGTTTCACAGAATTCAAATGCTACTTTATATCACATACTAAGACTGGTTATGATCCCTTGGACATTAGCTTTATATGACTTTCACATACTCAGGATTCTTAATCACTCACTATGCTGCATTAgtttaggaa includes:
- the AP5Z1 gene encoding AP-5 complex subunit zeta-1 isoform X3; this encodes MFSAGTESLLLQAREIQDEELKKFCSRITGLLQKEDLGNETLDCLQRLFLIVSATKYSRKLEKKFVELLLSALYCPKSPEQVQVLCAAIVREISPSENLTLVYDHTQNTKLGNKKDEARDVGLRVTKILEGRQPEGQSLRYLLPVLSKVITLSPKVLKEDQINFLNKRLVDWLRYASIQQGVAQTSGGFFSNPWARQPGPITEVDGAVATDFFTVLSVGQHYTEDQWLNMQAFSMLRKWLLYSGNDGTDSPDSADDKSELEGSIMSMVSATSTSSRLLPPKERLRENAFEYCQRLIEQSNRRALKKQDCELQKACLVEAVIILDLLCRQDSSFIYRTLSCLKILHGRLCGDLAYVRALLPVAQFFLNHSEAAAVDSEAVYQHLFTNIPSELFHNSVLAFEFVQFCRENIHFFNGNLSIFKLNFPNLFKFLAWNSASLISEFVDILPVFIDATTAVEMLHAILDLPCLTAALDLYLRSLSPTSEKPPWDPTLKPTGCLDGFRNRHYQALFQSLLRTKARGVIERLAPLHHLLKPMASCSRVVQCADTVPILIQLFFTVVTEFADGTLINQLVVLLLERSDLLFDVPHFKAAVHRVMSSQLLVLCKLHPSLVVELSKELLEFTGTISNIYSKENIFTNVVWAIGEYLSVLYDRRCTVELINKFFEALEALLFEITQFRPSATLPKCCPRVITVLMTTLTKLASRSQDLIPRVFLFLSKVRSFAESPAVTSVYNEEDTETILTRATELMNLLKMPSVAQFVLTPSVEVSDPRYHLDTNTSLPLALRMVSQLVEKESGLLGRGTDVTRCTLGDSDLEP
- the AP5Z1 gene encoding AP-5 complex subunit zeta-1 isoform X2, producing the protein MFSAGTESLLLQAREIQDEELKKFCSRITGLLQKEDLGNETLDCLQRLFLIVSATKYSRKLEKKFVELLLSALYCPKSPEQVQVLCAAIVREISPSENLTLVYDHTQNTKLVSLVSSVLLAQGNKKDEARDVGLRVTKILEGRQPEGQSLRYLLPVLSKVITLSPKVLKEDQINFLNKRLVDWLRYASIQQGVAQTSGGFFSNPWARQPGPITEVDGAVATDFFTVLSVGQHYTEDQWLNMQAFSMLRKWLLYSGNDGTDSPDSDDKSELEGSIMSMVSATSTSSRLLPPKERLRENAFEYCQRLIEQSNRRALKKQDCELQKACLVEAVIILDLLCRQDSSFIYRTLSCLKILHGRLCGDLAYVRALLPVAQFFLNHSEAAAVDSEAVYQHLFTNIPSELFHNSVLAFEFVQFCRENIHFFNGNLSIFKLNFPNLFKFLAWNSASLISEFVDILPVFIDATTAVEMLHAILDLPCLTAALDLYLRSLSPTSEKPPWDPTLKPTGCLDGFRNRHYQALFQSLLRTKARGVIERLAPLHHLLKPMASCSRVVQCADTVPILIQLFFTVVTEFADGTLINQLVVLLLERSDLLFDVPHFKAAVHRVMSSQLLVLCKLHPSLVVELSKELLEFTGTISNIYSKENIFTNVVWAIGEYLSVLYDRRCTVELINKFFEALEALLFEITQFRPSATLPKCCPRVITVLMTTLTKLASRSQDLIPRVFLFLSKVRSFAESPAVTSVYNEEDTETILTRATELMNLLKMPSVAQFVLTPSVEVSDPRYHLDTNTSLPLALRMVSQLVEKESGLLGRGTDVTRCTLGDSDLEP
- the AP5Z1 gene encoding AP-5 complex subunit zeta-1 isoform X1; translation: MFSAGTESLLLQAREIQDEELKKFCSRITGLLQKEDLGNETLDCLQRLFLIVSATKYSRKLEKKFVELLLSALYCPKSPEQVQVLCAAIVREISPSENLTLVYDHTQNTKLVSLVSSVLLAQGNKKDEARDVGLRVTKILEGRQPEGQSLRYLLPVLSKVITLSPKVLKEDQINFLNKRLVDWLRYASIQQGVAQTSGGFFSNPWARQPGPITEVDGAVATDFFTVLSVGQHYTEDQWLNMQAFSMLRKWLLYSGNDGTDSPDSADDKSELEGSIMSMVSATSTSSRLLPPKERLRENAFEYCQRLIEQSNRRALKKQDCELQKACLVEAVIILDLLCRQDSSFIYRTLSCLKILHGRLCGDLAYVRALLPVAQFFLNHSEAAAVDSEAVYQHLFTNIPSELFHNSVLAFEFVQFCRENIHFFNGNLSIFKLNFPNLFKFLAWNSASLISEFVDILPVFIDATTAVEMLHAILDLPCLTAALDLYLRSLSPTSEKPPWDPTLKPTGCLDGFRNRHYQALFQSLLRTKARGVIERLAPLHHLLKPMASCSRVVQCADTVPILIQLFFTVVTEFADGTLINQLVVLLLERSDLLFDVPHFKAAVHRVMSSQLLVLCKLHPSLVVELSKELLEFTGTISNIYSKENIFTNVVWAIGEYLSVLYDRRCTVELINKFFEALEALLFEITQFRPSATLPKCCPRVITVLMTTLTKLASRSQDLIPRVFLFLSKVRSFAESPAVTSVYNEEDTETILTRATELMNLLKMPSVAQFVLTPSVEVSDPRYHLDTNTSLPLALRMVSQLVEKESGLLGRGTDVTRCTLGDSDLEP